TGGTTCGGTGAACGCAATAGCGATCATGCCGGGCTGGGCGATTGGCAGGTCAATCCGGAGAAATTTCCAAATGGACTCAAGCCCCTGATCGATCATGTTCAGGCGCGGGGAATGGAATTCGGATTGTGGGTCGAACCAGAAATGGTCAATCCGGACAGTGAGCTCTATCGCGCCCATCCTGACTGGGTGATCAACTTCGAAGGCAGGCCGCGCACCGAAGGACGTAATCAGCTCGTTCTAAACCTCGCGAGGCAGGATGTACGTGATCATCTTCTCGGAGTACTCGACGACCTTTTGTCGAAGAACGACATCCGCTTCCTCAAGTGGGATTATAACCGCAACTGGTCGGAACCCGGTTGGCCGAGTGTGCCCGTGGATGAGCAGCAGGAGATTTACGTACGCTATGTGCGCAATCTCTATTATATTCTCGACGAGTTGCGGCGACGCCATCCGGGGGTGGAGATCGAAAGCTGTTCGGGAGGCGGCGGCCGGATCGATCTTGGCATCATGCAGCGAACCGACCAGGTCTGGACGTCGGATAACACCGACCCAGTCGACCGGCTTCTGATCCAGGACGGATACACTCAGGCCTACGACCCGGGGGTGATGATGGCGTGGGTCACCGACAGTCCGAATTGGGTCAACCGGCGGTCGACCCCGCTATCCTTTCGCTTTCTATCCGCCATGCAGGGCGGACTTGGAATCGGGAACGATCTGACCGAATGGAAGCAGGAAGACTTCGCTACGGCGAAGCGCTACGTCGCCGCTTATAAGCGGATCCGCGCGACGGTGCAGCGAGGAGATCTCTACCGGATCGACCGGCCTGAAGAAGGCGACGTAAGGTCGACCACACTTTATGTGGCGCCAGATCGAAGTCAGGCCGCACTCTTCGCCCTCGTCCAGGGAACTCACCGGCTTGATCCGCGCCGCTCCATCTATCTTCAAGGCCTGGATGAAGATGCCCGATATACAGTGGAGCGCATGGATGGCGAACCTATGGCATCTGCGACACCAACGGAGGCGAGCGGTGCCTACTGGATGCATCACGGAATCGATGTCCCGCTCCGCGGGGATTTTCAGGGAGTCGGCTTGATCTTTACCCGTCAATAATCGGAACCGGATTTTTCTAATCGTCGACGACTGAGGAGCAAAGTCGCAGGCGCGCATTGGGTTACCGTTTCCGATGTTTCGGGGTTCTCATCCAATGCGGGGCGAACGCTGCATGGGAAGGGGCAAATCGTATACCTACGCCGCCGACATGCTGCATCCGGACCGGCGGTCACCCAAAAGGCCGAAGCATACTCCTGGCTTTGCCTCGGTGAGGCGCCGCGATCGATTGATCCTGACCGAAAAGGGTTGCCTGCCCTTGCGCCGCTTTCGTATGGCGGGACCCCGCCCTTAAGGTTCGAGACCCTTGCCAGAAACTTTCTTGAAGCGGGAAATCCGCGATGCATCGACCGGATGGTCCGTCGTCGGCCTCCTGTTAGGAATCGGCTTCTTCGTCATCAGCGCGATCGCCTCGTATTCCAACGTGCTCGACATGCGGGATAACGAGACGCGGATCCGCAACACGCACGAGGTTCTGACGACGCTAGACGACCTCATGATCGCCATGCTCGACATAGAAACCGGCCAGCGCGGTTATGTTCTGACCGGGCACGATCAGTACCTCGAACCCTACCACGCAGGGGTTGCCGCTGCGCGGGAGGAGTTGTCCGCACTCGCGGCTCTCACACGAAACAGCGCCGTCCAACGCGATAATCTCGACAGGCTTCGAAACACCGTCGCCACCAAGTTCCGCTTTTCCGAACTTGCCATCCGGACGCGTCGCGAAGGCGGTATCGAGGCGGCGATCGCGCTGACCGACAGCGACCGTGGCAAAATCGCCATGGATGCCATCCGTCAGCAAATGGCGCAGATGACCCGCGAGGAAACGGGCGAACGAGAACAACGGATTGCTGAACTCGCCGCTGCCTCGCGCGCCGCGATTCTCAGCGCCGTCATTACCAGCCTGATCGGGATCGGGTTGGTAATCGCGATCTTCATCCTCGTTTTGCGAAACAACCGCACTCGCGAGCGGCAGGGCTGGCTCCAGACCGCGCGGGTCGATCTGAGCGAGGCGATGCGGGGCGAGAAAACCGTATCGCAATTGGGCGAGGCAGTGCTGTCTTTCCTCGCCGAACGAACCGGCGCGCAGGCCGGTGCGCTGTTCAAGGGCGAGGGCGGCCACTTCAACCGCGTCGCGATGCTCGGCGTTCCCGACAGCGCTGCGGTGCCGGAGGCGTTCGCGCTCAACGAAGGGCTGCTTGGCAAGGTCGCGGCGGACTCGCAGGCGACCGTCGTGTCGGACATTCCGGACGGATATCTCAAGATCGGCTCCGCGCTGGGCAGCGCCACGCCGCGCCATCTCGTGGTGGCACCGGCCTTCAACGAAGGATCGGTGAATGCCGTGGTCGAACTCGGCTATTTCGACGATGTGGACGATCGCGTGCGCGAACTGCTCGATGCGGTGGCCGGATCGGTCGGCGTTGCGCTGCGCTCGGCGCGTTTCCGCGAGCGGCTGCAGGATGCGCTTGAAGAAACACAGCGGCAGGCCGGGGAACTCCAAGCCCAGAGCGAGGAACTCCGGGTCTCGAACGAGGAACTGGAGGAACAGGGCAACGCGCTCAAAGAATCGCAGGCCCGGCTGGAACTTCAGCAGGTGGAGCTGGAACAGACCAACACCCAGTTGGAGGAGCAGGCGCAGACGCTGGAAGGGCAACGCGACGAACTGGCTCGCGCGGCGGCGTCGCTGCAGCTGAAGGCGCGCGAACTGG
Above is a genomic segment from Erythrobacter sp. 3-20A1M containing:
- a CDS encoding alpha-galactosidase; the protein is MRFALSAIGFAMILTLPVEGAQAEASYDAERRVFRLDGGDVTYAFKVSRDDLLQSVYWGERLEAEDPIDGPEIGGLSGFDVTANVVPQEYAGWGGGLFADPALKVAWPDGNRDLVLHYRSHKIERDAVTVELQDIQRPLTVILHYTIDPDTGVIGRSASIRNDGDMSVRIDRAAAAGYTLPVDERYRLHYTTGRWAAEWQRGDAPVSAAGTVLESRRGSTGSENNPWFMITVDGETTEQSGPAWIGALAWSGSWRIGVARDVAGRTRITGGFNPFDFAYSLAPRETLETPVFYAGYSDGGMGAASRVFHRFQRQSILPRHEGRLPLRPVLYNSWEATEFAVDEAGQMRLADLAAQIGVERFVMDDGWFGERNSDHAGLGDWQVNPEKFPNGLKPLIDHVQARGMEFGLWVEPEMVNPDSELYRAHPDWVINFEGRPRTEGRNQLVLNLARQDVRDHLLGVLDDLLSKNDIRFLKWDYNRNWSEPGWPSVPVDEQQEIYVRYVRNLYYILDELRRRHPGVEIESCSGGGGRIDLGIMQRTDQVWTSDNTDPVDRLLIQDGYTQAYDPGVMMAWVTDSPNWVNRRSTPLSFRFLSAMQGGLGIGNDLTEWKQEDFATAKRYVAAYKRIRATVQRGDLYRIDRPEEGDVRSTTLYVAPDRSQAALFALVQGTHRLDPRRSIYLQGLDEDARYTVERMDGEPMASATPTEASGAYWMHHGIDVPLRGDFQGVGLIFTRQ